One candidate division WOR-3 bacterium DNA segment encodes these proteins:
- a CDS encoding GWxTD domain-containing protein: MIVLLLPWILISGIVLPVFQGNIKINADYTVYEDTGGLRVMDFFYEIPYSGLTFVRNGSGFAARYRMTMEALDRSSRVMAADVWEHEVQVADYSATVNPDSIISGAVRFSLPSGTAAVRVSVYDRLSERQAVSRFIPEGDGRGGHLRLFKSGRANPSRIYGLNDTIEIEAEFVPAGSSAISCGDSVLWLVKRGSRVLNGVRTAVSPNAGRLTAELRLPVTDSGFWGSGTYTAEFRLLSGNGDGEVEFEVKLPFYYDDSSWNARVEQLIYIASQDEIRRLKRTVRADRQSAWKEFWQDKDPNPSTAVNEREQEYFNRIEYCEQNFSRGDLGYRSDRGKIYVLYGPPDQVESRPFEIDRPAEEVWYYYQRNLTFIFVDRFGSGEFVLWR; the protein is encoded by the coding sequence ATGATTGTTTTACTGCTGCCGTGGATACTGATATCAGGCATTGTGCTGCCCGTATTCCAAGGAAATATTAAAATCAATGCCGATTATACTGTTTATGAGGACACCGGTGGCTTACGGGTAATGGATTTTTTTTATGAAATTCCATATTCCGGACTTACGTTTGTAAGAAACGGGAGTGGTTTTGCTGCCCGTTACCGGATGACAATGGAAGCGCTGGACCGGTCCAGCCGGGTGATGGCAGCAGATGTCTGGGAACATGAGGTGCAGGTGGCAGATTATTCCGCAACGGTGAATCCCGATTCGATCATCAGCGGTGCAGTTCGATTTTCTCTGCCCAGCGGGACGGCCGCAGTCCGGGTGAGTGTGTATGACCGTTTAAGTGAGCGGCAGGCGGTGAGCCGGTTCATTCCTGAAGGGGACGGACGGGGGGGACATTTACGGTTGTTTAAATCCGGCCGGGCGAACCCCAGTCGGATTTACGGTCTGAATGATACAATTGAAATTGAGGCAGAATTTGTGCCTGCCGGCAGTTCTGCAATTTCTTGTGGGGACAGTGTGCTCTGGCTGGTTAAAAGGGGGAGTCGGGTGTTGAATGGGGTGCGGACAGCCGTAAGCCCTAATGCGGGCCGGTTGACTGCCGAGTTACGGTTACCGGTAACCGATTCCGGTTTTTGGGGCAGCGGGACATATACCGCTGAATTCCGACTTTTGAGCGGTAACGGGGATGGAGAAGTAGAGTTTGAGGTTAAACTGCCGTTTTACTACGATGACAGTTCGTGGAATGCCAGAGTTGAACAGCTGATCTATATTGCCTCTCAGGATGAGATTCGCAGGTTAAAGCGGACGGTGCGGGCAGATCGTCAGTCCGCGTGGAAGGAATTCTGGCAGGATAAAGACCCGAATCCCTCAACCGCGGTCAATGAGCGGGAGCAGGAGTATTTTAACCGGATTGAATACTGCGAGCAGAACTTCAGCCGGGGGGATTTGGGTTACCGGAGTGACCGGGGAAAAATTTATGTGCTCTACGGGCCTCCAGACCAGGTTGAGTCCCGGCCGTTTGAAATAGACCGGCCGGCTGAGGAAGTATGGTACTATTATCAACGCAATCTCACTTTTATTTTTGTTGACCGTTTCGGTTCCGGTGAATTTGTCTTGTGGAGGTAG
- the glyS gene encoding glycine--tRNA ligase subunit beta, giving the protein MAILLLEIGTEELPPGVVENAAFELRHRLLNLLSENNLPVGSDQLFWTPRRLAVRINDLALTKPAVEVEIQGPPKKAAFDADGNPTKTATGFARSHGRSVEDLYVKTTERGEYVFLKKTLPPVPTEAILGQELPSLISTLPFPKTMRWDDTGIRFSRPIRWILCLLDSSPIRFTLGSIMADRYTLGHRNFTSEPLPVSAPQDYEQLLLEHKVIADPKQRAAFIQDRLQLLACSVNGQIVGDKDLLEETLNITEYPEPLLGTFDPEFLKLPRPVLTTALRMHQRCFSIEDTQGNLLSCFIAVLNTPDCDTGLVRRWYEQAIESRLRDARFFVEADLKTGLEPLVEQEKNVTWIEGLGSYYDKTMRLLQICHHLAETASIPAPEKLDRAAYLCKADLLTNLVREKEFTALQGIVGSIYARLLGEDPVVAQAIGEHYLPKTADDPLPRSIPGALLSIADKIDNICATYLTGNIPTGSEDPFGVRRQATGILRIILHHGLPVAIDRLIETTLNFFAANKTTEIVRLILSLFQERLNALLIENGIPYDVANAVLSTVWHTPAEALARAHSLVEFSHSPDFEKLITGQKRVVNILRGQTVAGLPDPNLLTEPAEKELFNQAKTIEPELNRLIEQQHYHAALQLLLNLRPAIDRLFDDVLIMCPDEKIRTNRLKLLHYLRSLFTRIADLSEIVLEGIKPA; this is encoded by the coding sequence GTGGCGATTCTACTCCTCGAAATTGGAACCGAAGAACTTCCGCCCGGTGTGGTGGAAAACGCCGCATTTGAACTCCGGCACCGGTTGCTGAACCTCTTAAGTGAAAATAACCTCCCGGTGGGAAGCGATCAGCTCTTCTGGACTCCAAGACGTTTAGCGGTAAGAATAAACGACCTGGCACTGACAAAACCGGCTGTTGAAGTTGAAATCCAGGGACCGCCGAAAAAAGCCGCCTTTGACGCTGACGGTAACCCCACAAAAACCGCCACCGGATTTGCCCGCAGCCACGGCAGATCAGTTGAAGACCTCTATGTGAAAACGACTGAGCGCGGGGAGTATGTATTTCTGAAAAAAACTCTGCCCCCGGTTCCCACCGAAGCAATACTCGGACAGGAACTTCCTTCTCTCATCAGCACCCTACCCTTCCCTAAAACCATGCGCTGGGATGACACTGGGATCCGCTTTTCCCGTCCGATCCGCTGGATATTATGCCTGCTGGATTCTTCTCCCATCCGGTTTACCCTCGGCAGCATTATGGCGGACCGCTATACCTTAGGCCATCGCAACTTCACATCCGAACCTCTGCCGGTATCAGCACCCCAGGACTATGAACAGCTGCTCCTTGAGCACAAGGTGATCGCCGACCCGAAACAGCGGGCAGCGTTCATTCAAGACCGTCTCCAGCTCCTTGCCTGCTCGGTAAACGGTCAGATAGTCGGCGACAAGGATCTGCTCGAGGAAACGCTCAACATCACCGAATACCCCGAACCGCTGCTCGGCACTTTCGATCCTGAATTTCTCAAACTTCCCCGCCCGGTACTCACTACCGCTCTGCGCATGCATCAACGCTGTTTCTCGATAGAGGACACCCAAGGTAACCTGCTTTCCTGTTTCATCGCGGTACTCAATACCCCGGACTGCGACACCGGACTCGTCCGCCGCTGGTACGAACAGGCAATTGAATCCCGTCTCCGAGACGCCCGTTTCTTTGTTGAAGCCGATCTGAAAACCGGGTTGGAACCGCTTGTAGAGCAAGAAAAAAATGTCACCTGGATTGAAGGCCTGGGCAGCTACTACGACAAGACCATGCGGCTGCTACAGATCTGTCACCATCTTGCGGAAACCGCGAGCATTCCTGCACCGGAAAAACTGGATCGTGCTGCCTATCTCTGTAAAGCCGACCTGTTAACCAATCTGGTCCGGGAAAAGGAGTTTACTGCACTTCAGGGAATTGTCGGTTCCATCTATGCCCGGCTTTTAGGTGAAGACCCGGTTGTTGCCCAGGCGATCGGCGAGCATTACCTTCCCAAAACCGCTGATGACCCTCTGCCCCGCTCTATTCCCGGTGCACTTCTCAGCATTGCCGACAAAATCGACAACATCTGCGCTACCTATCTTACCGGGAACATCCCGACCGGTTCTGAGGACCCCTTCGGTGTCCGGCGTCAGGCAACTGGCATACTGCGGATCATTCTCCATCATGGCCTGCCGGTAGCGATTGACCGGCTGATTGAAACCACGCTGAACTTCTTCGCAGCAAACAAAACTACGGAAATTGTGCGGCTGATTCTTTCCCTTTTCCAGGAAAGACTGAATGCCCTGTTGATCGAAAATGGCATCCCCTACGATGTGGCCAATGCGGTTCTCAGCACTGTCTGGCACACTCCCGCAGAAGCGCTGGCGCGGGCGCACAGCCTTGTGGAATTCAGCCACTCCCCGGACTTTGAAAAACTGATTACAGGGCAGAAAAGAGTTGTCAACATCCTGCGCGGTCAGACAGTTGCCGGACTCCCGGACCCGAACCTGTTGACAGAACCGGCTGAGAAGGAACTGTTCAATCAGGCAAAGACTATCGAACCCGAGCTCAACCGGTTAATCGAACAGCAGCACTACCACGCCGCCCTGCAGTTACTGCTGAACCTACGTCCGGCAATTGACCGGTTGTTTGACGATGTGCTCATTATGTGCCCGGACGAAAAAATCCGGACCAACCGCCTGAAACTCCTCCACTACCTCCGGTCGCTCTTTACCCGAATTGCCGACCTTTCAGAAATTGTGCTTGAGGGCATAAAACCGGCCTGA